One segment of Yersinia kristensenii DNA contains the following:
- the pyrE gene encoding orotate phosphoribosyltransferase codes for MKAYQRDFIEFALNKQVLKFGEFTLKSGRISPYFFNAGLFNTGLDLAKLGRFYAAALMDCGVEFDLLFGPAYKGIPIATTTAVALAEHHDRDLPYCFNRKEAKNHGEGGSLVGSPLKGRVMLVDDVITAGTAIRESMEIINAQGATLAGVMISLDRQERGRGEISAIQEVEHDYHCKVIAIVTLNDVIRYLEEKPEMAVHLTAVRQYREQYGV; via the coding sequence ATGAAAGCCTATCAGCGCGATTTTATCGAGTTTGCGCTTAACAAGCAGGTGTTGAAGTTTGGCGAATTTACCCTGAAGTCTGGGCGGATTAGCCCCTATTTCTTTAATGCAGGGTTGTTTAATACCGGGCTTGATCTGGCAAAACTCGGGCGTTTCTACGCTGCGGCATTAATGGATTGTGGTGTGGAGTTTGATCTTTTATTCGGGCCAGCATATAAGGGCATTCCTATTGCCACCACCACCGCCGTAGCATTGGCTGAGCATCATGATCGTGATCTACCTTACTGCTTTAACCGTAAAGAAGCCAAAAATCACGGTGAAGGTGGCAGCTTGGTGGGGAGCCCGTTAAAAGGCCGAGTTATGCTAGTAGATGATGTGATAACTGCTGGTACTGCGATTCGTGAATCAATGGAGATTATCAATGCGCAGGGCGCTACTCTGGCTGGTGTGATGATTTCATTAGATCGTCAAGAACGTGGTCGTGGTGAGATCTCTGCGATTCAGGAAGTTGAACATGATTATCACTGTAAAGTTATCGCGATTGTGACGCTGAATGATGTGATCCGTTATCTGGAGGAGAAACCGGAAATGGCCGTTCATCTGACGGCGGTGCGCCAATATCGTGAGCAATATGGTGTTTAG
- the slmA gene encoding nucleoid occlusion factor SlmA — MAEKENTKRNRREEILQALAQMLESSDGSQRITTAKLAANVGVSEAALYRHFPSKTRMFDSLIEFIEDSLMSRINLILQDEKETFNRLRLILLLILGFAERNPGLTRIMTGHALMFEQDRLQGRINQLFERIEVQLRQVLREKKLRDGQGFIHDEALLATQLLAFCEGMLSRFVRSEFRYRPTQEFDSRWPLIVAQLQ, encoded by the coding sequence ATGGCAGAAAAAGAAAATACGAAAAGGAATAGGCGCGAGGAAATTTTGCAGGCTTTAGCGCAAATGCTGGAATCCAGCGATGGCAGCCAACGCATTACTACCGCGAAACTCGCCGCAAATGTGGGAGTTTCGGAAGCCGCGCTTTATCGTCATTTCCCCAGCAAAACGCGGATGTTTGATAGCCTGATCGAGTTTATTGAAGACAGTCTGATGTCCCGCATTAATCTGATTCTGCAAGATGAAAAAGAGACGTTTAATCGCCTCCGGCTGATCCTGTTGCTGATATTAGGCTTTGCGGAGCGTAATCCAGGACTAACTCGCATCATGACCGGGCATGCACTGATGTTCGAGCAAGACCGCTTACAAGGGCGAATTAACCAATTGTTTGAACGAATTGAAGTACAGCTACGTCAGGTTCTGCGTGAGAAAAAACTGCGTGATGGGCAAGGTTTTATTCATGATGAAGCGCTATTGGCAACACAGCTATTAGCATTTTGTGAAGGGATGCTTTCACGTTTTGTTCGCTCAGAATTCCGCTACCGGCCGACGCAAGAGTTTGATTCCCGCTGGCCTTTGATTGTGGCTCAGTTACAATAA
- the dut gene encoding dUTP diphosphatase, with protein MMKKIDIKILDPRVGKEFPLPTYATEGSAGLDLRACLDEAVDLLPGQTTLLPTGLAIHIGDNALAAVILPRSGLGHKHGVVLGNLVGLIDSDYQGQLMVSVWNRGQQPFTIEPGERIAQMVFVPVVQAEFNLVEDFDLTERGTGGFGHSGRQ; from the coding sequence ATGATGAAAAAAATCGACATTAAAATTCTGGACCCACGTGTTGGCAAAGAATTCCCTTTACCGACATATGCTACAGAAGGTTCTGCCGGACTGGATTTACGTGCTTGTCTGGACGAAGCAGTTGATTTACTGCCAGGGCAAACTACATTGTTACCCACTGGTTTAGCGATACATATCGGTGATAATGCCCTGGCTGCGGTCATTCTGCCGCGCTCGGGTTTGGGACATAAACACGGGGTGGTATTGGGTAATTTGGTCGGGTTAATTGATTCTGATTATCAAGGCCAGTTGATGGTGTCAGTCTGGAATCGTGGTCAACAGCCTTTTACCATCGAACCCGGCGAACGGATCGCACAAATGGTATTTGTTCCCGTAGTACAAGCAGAATTCAATTTGGTTGAAGATTTTGACCTTACTGAACGTGGTACCGGTGGTTTTGGTCATTCTGGGCGCCAATAA
- the coaBC gene encoding bifunctional phosphopantothenoylcysteine decarboxylase/phosphopantothenate--cysteine ligase CoaBC — MMTGLSGEHLSGKKIVLGISGGIAAYKSPELVRRLRDRGAEVRVVMTHAAKAFITPLTLQAVSGYPVSDDLLDPAAEAAMGHIELGKWADLVIMAPATADLLARVAAGMANDLLTTVCLATASPVAAVPAMNQQMYRAAATQANLQTLANRGMLLWGPDSGSQACGDVGPGRMLDPLEIVALAHDHFAAKQDLKHLSVMITAGPTREALDPVRFISNQSSGKMGFAIAQAAAARGAKVTLIAGPVNLPTPAAVNRIDVVSALEMQQTVQSLAAQQNIFISCAAVADYRAEQVSDEKIKKQGDEITLKLVKNPDIVAGVASMAKKRPFVVGFAAETQNVEEYARQKLARKNLDLICANDVSLAEHGFNSDTNALHLFWPAGEKRLPLSDKHLLSQRLIDEIVSRYDEKNRH; from the coding sequence ATGATGACGGGACTTTCCGGCGAACATCTTTCTGGTAAAAAGATTGTGCTCGGGATTAGCGGAGGTATTGCCGCATATAAATCTCCAGAGCTGGTACGCCGCTTACGCGACAGAGGTGCAGAGGTGCGAGTGGTGATGACCCACGCGGCCAAAGCATTCATTACGCCACTCACGTTGCAGGCAGTCTCGGGCTATCCCGTCTCTGATGATTTACTCGACCCTGCGGCAGAAGCGGCGATGGGCCATATTGAGCTGGGTAAATGGGCTGATTTAGTGATAATGGCCCCCGCTACAGCAGATTTACTGGCACGAGTGGCCGCCGGTATGGCGAATGACTTGCTAACAACAGTTTGCCTGGCAACGGCATCGCCTGTTGCTGCCGTGCCCGCTATGAATCAACAGATGTATCGCGCAGCCGCTACCCAAGCAAATCTACAAACGCTAGCCAATCGTGGAATGCTATTGTGGGGGCCTGATAGCGGCAGCCAGGCTTGTGGGGATGTTGGCCCAGGCAGAATGCTGGACCCTTTGGAAATTGTCGCGCTGGCGCATGATCATTTTGCTGCAAAACAAGACCTGAAACATTTGAGTGTCATGATTACAGCGGGGCCGACGCGTGAAGCCCTTGATCCGGTGCGCTTTATCAGCAATCAAAGTTCGGGGAAAATGGGTTTCGCGATTGCTCAAGCAGCCGCAGCCCGAGGGGCAAAAGTCACTCTAATTGCCGGGCCAGTGAACCTTCCCACGCCTGCTGCTGTAAATCGCATTGATGTTGTCAGCGCGCTAGAAATGCAGCAAACAGTTCAGAGCTTAGCCGCCCAGCAGAATATTTTTATTTCTTGTGCTGCGGTAGCGGATTACCGCGCCGAGCAAGTTTCTGACGAGAAAATAAAGAAACAGGGTGACGAAATTACCCTTAAGTTAGTGAAAAACCCGGATATTGTCGCCGGGGTGGCTTCGATGGCTAAAAAACGTCCATTTGTTGTTGGATTTGCTGCCGAAACCCAGAATGTGGAAGAATACGCGCGACAAAAACTAGCGCGGAAGAATCTGGATCTTATTTGCGCTAATGATGTATCGCTCGCAGAGCATGGTTTTAACAGTGATACCAATGCCTTGCACCTTTTTTGGCCGGCTGGAGAGAAACGTTTACCGCTCAGCGATAAACACCTCCTCAGTCAGCGTTTAATAGACGAGATTGTCAGCCGTTATGATGAAAAAAATCGACATTAA
- the radC gene encoding RadC family protein translates to MDEWYGHIAPREKLLKYGAAVLTDAELLAIFLRTGIPGMHVMRMAEYLIEEFGSLHELISADYQVLCAKKGIGVSKYSQIQAIAELAGRCFSSHLMRESALLNADITQKFLQNILSHREREVFLVMFLDNQHRVIRHEEMFTGTIGSVEVHPREIVREALKVNAAALILAHNHPSGKAEPSQADRLMTTQVIKACSLLDIRVLDHLVVGRGECVSFAERGWL, encoded by the coding sequence ATGGATGAGTGGTATGGGCATATCGCCCCAAGAGAAAAACTACTGAAATATGGCGCAGCGGTACTGACTGACGCCGAATTACTCGCTATTTTTTTGCGCACGGGTATCCCGGGCATGCATGTAATGAGAATGGCTGAATATTTGATTGAGGAGTTTGGCTCACTTCATGAGCTTATCTCGGCGGATTATCAGGTGTTATGTGCCAAAAAGGGAATAGGTGTGTCGAAATATAGTCAGATTCAGGCTATCGCAGAACTGGCTGGTCGCTGCTTTTCATCTCATCTGATGCGGGAAAGTGCCCTGCTTAATGCCGATATCACACAAAAATTTCTACAAAATATCCTTTCCCACCGTGAAAGAGAGGTTTTTTTAGTAATGTTTTTGGATAACCAGCATCGTGTTATTCGCCATGAGGAGATGTTTACTGGTACCATCGGTAGTGTTGAAGTCCATCCGAGGGAAATTGTGCGTGAAGCGTTGAAGGTTAATGCCGCCGCGCTGATTCTGGCGCATAATCATCCGTCGGGTAAGGCTGAACCGAGCCAAGCTGACCGTTTGATGACTACGCAGGTGATAAAAGCCTGTTCATTATTAGATATTCGAGTGCTCGATCATTTGGTGGTTGGACGGGGTGAATGTGTCTCATTTGCCGAACGCGGATGGCTTTAG
- the rpmB gene encoding 50S ribosomal protein L28, with the protein MSRVCQVTGKRPVSGNNRSHAMNATKRRFLPNLHSHRFWVEGEKRFVTLRVSAKGMRVIDKKGIETVLAEIRARGEKY; encoded by the coding sequence ATGTCCCGAGTCTGCCAAGTTACTGGCAAGCGCCCGGTGAGCGGTAACAACCGTTCCCACGCAATGAACGCGACCAAACGCCGTTTTCTGCCGAACCTTCACTCTCACCGTTTTTGGGTTGAGGGCGAGAAGCGCTTTGTAACTCTGCGTGTATCTGCTAAAGGTATGCGTGTTATTGATAAGAAGGGTATTGAAACGGTCTTGGCCGAAATTCGTGCCCGCGGTGAGAAGTATTAA
- the rpmG gene encoding 50S ribosomal protein L33 codes for MAKGVREKIKLVSSAGTGHFYTTTKNKRTKPEKLELKKFDPVVRQHVIYKEAKIK; via the coding sequence ATGGCTAAAGGTGTTCGCGAGAAGATCAAGCTGGTTTCTTCTGCTGGTACTGGTCACTTCTATACCACCACGAAGAACAAGCGTACTAAGCCGGAAAAATTGGAATTGAAGAAATTCGATCCAGTTGTCCGTCAACACGTGATCTACAAAGAAGCTAAAATTAAGTAG
- the mutM gene encoding bifunctional DNA-formamidopyrimidine glycosylase/DNA-(apurinic or apyrimidinic site) lyase → MPELPEVETSRRGIEPYLVGQTILYAVVRNARLRWPVSDEILALSDQQVLSVQRRAKYLLIELKTGWIIVHLGMSGSLRILSEETEAEKHDHVDLVISNGKILRYTDPRRFGAWLWAKDLETSSVLAHLGPEPLSNEFTAEYLFEKSRNKRTVVKQWLMDNKVVVGVGNIYASESLFTAGILPERAAGSLTEAEVTQLVATIKAVLLHSIEQGGTTLRDFLQSDGKPGYFAQELQVYGRAGELCRCCGNVIEIAKHGQRSTFFCRHCQH, encoded by the coding sequence ATGCCTGAATTACCAGAAGTTGAAACCAGCCGACGCGGGATCGAACCTTATCTTGTCGGCCAGACTATTCTTTATGCGGTGGTCAGAAATGCCCGCTTACGCTGGCCAGTGTCTGATGAAATCCTGGCACTCAGTGACCAGCAGGTACTCAGTGTCCAACGCCGAGCTAAATATTTACTGATAGAGCTGAAAACAGGCTGGATTATCGTCCATCTAGGGATGTCAGGTAGCTTGCGCATTTTGTCGGAAGAAACCGAAGCGGAAAAACATGATCACGTCGATTTGGTTATCAGTAATGGCAAAATCCTGCGTTATACCGATCCGCGCCGTTTTGGTGCCTGGTTATGGGCAAAAGACCTTGAAACCAGTAGCGTACTCGCACACTTAGGGCCAGAACCTCTGAGTAATGAATTTACCGCTGAGTATCTGTTTGAAAAGTCACGTAACAAACGTACGGTAGTGAAACAGTGGCTAATGGATAATAAAGTGGTAGTCGGGGTGGGTAACATCTATGCCAGTGAATCGCTATTCACTGCGGGTATTCTGCCGGAGCGCGCAGCTGGTTCATTAACCGAAGCCGAGGTCACACAGTTGGTGGCAACAATCAAAGCCGTGTTATTGCACTCTATTGAGCAGGGTGGTACTACATTGCGCGACTTTTTACAGTCAGATGGCAAACCGGGTTATTTTGCGCAAGAATTACAGGTATATGGGCGGGCAGGTGAGTTATGTCGGTGCTGTGGGAATGTAATTGAAATTGCTAAGCATGGGCAGCGTAGCACGTTTTTTTGCCGCCACTGCCAGCATTAA
- the coaD gene encoding pantetheine-phosphate adenylyltransferase: MTTKAIYPGTFDPITNGHLDLVTRASEMFSHVILAIADSSSKKPMFTLDERVALAKQVTAPLKNVEVLGFSELMAEFAKKNNANILVRGLRSVSDFEYEWQLANMNRHLMPKLESVFLMPSEKWSFISSSLVKEVARHGGDISPFLPEPVTVALMAKLA, encoded by the coding sequence ATGACCACCAAAGCCATCTATCCGGGGACCTTTGATCCTATTACCAATGGGCATTTGGACTTAGTCACCCGCGCCTCAGAAATGTTTAGTCATGTTATCTTGGCTATCGCCGACAGTTCCAGCAAAAAACCGATGTTTACCTTGGACGAACGGGTCGCCTTAGCAAAACAAGTGACTGCGCCACTGAAGAATGTAGAAGTCTTGGGCTTCAGTGAACTGATGGCGGAGTTTGCCAAAAAAAATAACGCGAATATTTTGGTGCGGGGTTTACGCTCGGTATCAGATTTCGAATATGAATGGCAACTGGCCAATATGAACCGCCACCTAATGCCAAAACTGGAAAGTGTATTTCTGATGCCATCAGAAAAATGGTCATTTATCTCTTCGTCATTAGTGAAGGAAGTGGCACGCCACGGTGGTGACATCTCGCCATTCCTTCCTGAGCCCGTAACCGTAGCGCTGATGGCTAAACTGGCCTGA
- a CDS encoding glycosyltransferase family 2 protein, translated as MSVRKRLSVVMIAKNEASLLADCLASVIWADEIVVLDSGSEDETVALATQYGAKVYSNTEWPGYGKQRQLAQQYATGDYILMLDADERVTPELKTAIESVLLAPEEGAVYSCARRNLFLGRFMRHSGWYPDRVIRLYPREQYRYNDDLVHESLDSGSAKVILLAGDLLHLTCRDFFTFQRKQLNYAQAWANQRHQQGKSCSYFSILSHTLGAFCKTWLLRAGFLDGKQGLLLAVVNAQYTFNKYAALWALSHQYQKSENS; from the coding sequence ATGAGTGTCAGAAAACGCCTGTCAGTGGTGATGATTGCTAAAAATGAAGCCTCACTACTGGCGGACTGTTTGGCATCCGTTATCTGGGCTGATGAAATAGTGGTATTGGATTCAGGCAGTGAAGATGAAACCGTTGCCCTGGCCACCCAATATGGCGCAAAAGTCTACAGCAACACCGAATGGCCGGGTTATGGTAAACAGCGGCAATTAGCCCAGCAATATGCCACTGGCGATTATATTCTAATGCTGGATGCTGATGAGCGAGTGACTCCCGAGCTAAAAACCGCGATTGAAAGCGTGTTATTAGCGCCAGAAGAAGGCGCGGTTTATAGCTGTGCGCGGCGGAATCTATTTTTAGGCCGTTTTATGCGCCATAGCGGCTGGTATCCCGACAGAGTGATCCGGTTATATCCACGCGAACAATACCGTTACAACGATGATTTAGTTCATGAATCACTTGATAGCGGCTCCGCTAAAGTTATCCTGCTAGCAGGGGATTTACTGCATCTGACCTGCCGCGACTTTTTCACCTTTCAACGAAAACAACTTAACTATGCGCAAGCTTGGGCGAATCAGCGCCATCAACAAGGCAAAAGTTGCAGTTATTTTTCAATTCTCAGCCATACTCTCGGGGCGTTCTGTAAGACATGGTTATTACGTGCCGGTTTCCTCGATGGTAAACAAGGGCTATTGCTGGCGGTAGTCAACGCGCAATATACCTTTAATAAATATGCGGCTCTGTGGGCATTGAGCCATCAATATCAGAAAAGCGAGAATTCATGA
- the waaA gene encoding lipid IV(A) 3-deoxy-D-manno-octulosonic acid transferase yields the protein MLLRLYQVLLYLIQPLIWLRLLLRSRKAPAYRKRWGERYGFCAGKVVAGGIMLHSVSVGETLAAIPLVRALRHRYPSLPITVTTMTPTGSERVQSAFGKDVHHVYLPYDLPGSVNRFLDQVNPKLVIIMETELWPNLINALHRRKIPLVIANARLSARSAAGYKKIGSFIRNMLQRITLIAAQNQEDGDRFIELGLRRSQLTVTGSLKFDISVTPELAARAITLRRQWAPHRPVWIATSTHDGEETILLEAHRQLLQHFPTLLLILVPRHPERFPKAVELTQKAGLSYTLRSKGEVPSSSTQVVIGDTMGELMLLYGIADLAFVGGSLVERGGHNPLEAAAHAIPVLMGPHTFNFKDICAKLEQAEGLITVTDTLSLVKEITMLLTDEDCRLYYGRHAVDVLHENQGALQRLLHLLEPYLPQRSH from the coding sequence ATGTTGCTGCGTTTATATCAGGTATTACTCTACCTTATTCAACCTCTGATTTGGCTACGGTTGCTGTTGCGTAGCCGTAAAGCCCCCGCTTATCGCAAGCGCTGGGGGGAACGCTATGGTTTTTGTGCCGGTAAAGTTGTTGCTGGCGGTATTATGCTGCATTCAGTTTCAGTCGGTGAAACGCTGGCCGCAATCCCCTTAGTCCGGGCATTGCGCCATCGCTACCCGTCATTGCCCATTACCGTGACTACCATGACGCCCACCGGCTCTGAGCGTGTTCAATCCGCTTTCGGTAAAGATGTTCACCACGTTTATCTGCCCTACGATCTTCCCGGCTCTGTGAACCGTTTTCTTGACCAGGTGAATCCTAAGCTGGTCATCATCATGGAAACTGAACTGTGGCCGAACCTTATCAATGCGCTACATCGCCGCAAGATACCGCTGGTGATAGCCAATGCGCGCCTTTCTGCGCGCTCTGCCGCTGGCTATAAGAAAATCGGTAGTTTTATTCGTAATATGCTGCAACGGATCACTCTGATTGCCGCGCAAAATCAAGAAGATGGCGATCGTTTTATTGAATTGGGCCTTCGTCGTTCACAGCTTACAGTCACCGGCAGTCTGAAATTCGATATTTCTGTCACCCCTGAATTAGCCGCCCGAGCCATCACCCTACGCCGCCAATGGGCACCACATCGCCCTGTCTGGATAGCGACCAGTACCCATGACGGCGAAGAAACTATCTTGCTGGAAGCCCATCGCCAATTATTACAACACTTCCCGACATTATTGCTTATTCTGGTACCGCGCCATCCAGAACGATTCCCAAAAGCCGTTGAATTAACACAAAAAGCCGGGCTGAGTTATACATTGCGTAGTAAAGGCGAAGTGCCTTCGAGTAGCACACAAGTGGTGATCGGCGATACCATGGGCGAGCTAATGCTGCTGTATGGCATCGCTGATTTAGCTTTTGTTGGCGGTAGCCTGGTTGAGCGCGGCGGCCATAATCCATTGGAGGCAGCAGCGCATGCTATCCCAGTGTTGATGGGGCCACATACCTTTAATTTTAAAGACATTTGCGCCAAGCTGGAGCAGGCGGAAGGGCTGATTACTGTCACTGATACCCTGTCGCTGGTGAAAGAAATCACCATGCTGCTAACTGATGAAGATTGCCGCCTCTATTATGGCCGCCATGCAGTTGATGTATTGCATGAAAACCAAGGCGCGCTACAACGGCTATTGCACTTGCTGGAGCCTTATCTACCGCAACGGAGCCACTAA
- the rfaC gene encoding lipopolysaccharide heptosyltransferase RfaC has protein sequence MHVLIVKTSSMGDVLHTLPALTDAMNTIPGIRFDWVVEEGFNQIPSWHPAVDKVIPVAIRRWRKNWFGSDTRQERCDFKRVVQQRSYDLVIDAQGLIKSAALITRIAKGIKHGPDSKSAREPFASWFYNCRHHIDIKQHAVERIRQLFAKSLGYNKPESYGDYAIASRFLNHLPADAGQYLVFLHATTRDSKHWPENHWLKLIELVAPTGLKIKLPWGAEHEYQRALRLAEHFSHVEVLPKLSLQQVAEVLAGAKAVVSVDTGLSHLTAALDRPNITLFGPTDPGLIGGYGKNQIAVISEQKSMDTITAESIMTQLEPLIS, from the coding sequence ATGCATGTATTGATCGTTAAAACCTCTTCAATGGGTGATGTTTTACATACCTTGCCCGCGCTGACTGATGCCATGAATACCATTCCCGGTATTCGTTTTGATTGGGTGGTAGAAGAAGGTTTCAACCAAATTCCCAGTTGGCATCCGGCGGTGGATAAAGTTATTCCGGTTGCCATTCGCCGTTGGCGAAAAAATTGGTTCGGCAGCGATACCCGGCAAGAGCGTTGTGATTTTAAACGTGTGGTACAACAGCGCAGCTATGATCTGGTGATCGATGCTCAGGGGCTAATTAAAAGTGCGGCCTTGATTACCCGCATCGCTAAAGGGATAAAACATGGCCCGGACAGCAAAAGCGCCCGTGAGCCATTTGCTAGCTGGTTTTACAATTGCCGCCATCATATTGATATCAAACAACATGCTGTCGAACGCATCCGCCAGCTGTTTGCGAAGAGTCTCGGCTACAATAAGCCAGAAAGTTATGGCGATTATGCTATCGCATCGCGTTTTTTAAACCACTTACCAGCCGATGCTGGCCAATATCTGGTTTTCTTACATGCAACGACCCGCGACAGCAAACACTGGCCTGAGAACCATTGGCTAAAACTGATCGAGTTAGTTGCTCCGACCGGTTTAAAAATAAAATTACCCTGGGGGGCGGAACATGAGTATCAACGTGCTTTGCGGTTAGCGGAGCATTTTTCTCATGTTGAGGTCTTACCTAAACTCAGTCTCCAGCAGGTGGCTGAGGTGCTGGCAGGTGCAAAAGCGGTGGTTTCCGTTGATACCGGTCTTAGTCATCTGACCGCCGCACTGGATCGCCCCAACATCACTTTGTTCGGCCCAACGGACCCTGGTTTGATTGGTGGCTATGGCAAAAACCAGATTGCGGTAATCTCCGAGCAAAAAAGTATGGATACCATTACGGCTGAAAGCATTATGACGCAATTGGAACCGCTTATTTCATAA
- the rfaF gene encoding ADP-heptose--LPS heptosyltransferase RfaF, translated as MKILVIGPSWVGDMMMSQSLYRTLKAEYPAAEIDVMAPAWCRPLLARMPEVRHAVPMPLGHGVFAFEERRRLGLALRETGYDRAYVLPNSFKSALIPYFSGIKQRTGWRGEMRYFLLNDMRILDKQAFPMMVQRYVALAYDKERIHSASDLPQPLLRPQLQVQDEEIAEITASFNLTDNRPIVGFCPGAEFGPAKRWPHYHYATLAQKLIDTGYQVILLGSAKDNEAGEEIRQALNESAREYCLNFAGQTSLDQAVVMIAACNAVVSNDSGLMHVAAALNKPLVALYGPSSPDFTPPLSDKATVIRLITGYHKVRKGDSAQGYHQSLIDIQPEQVMAALEKQLSAQTCSEKEAD; from the coding sequence ATGAAAATACTGGTCATCGGCCCTTCTTGGGTTGGCGATATGATGATGTCGCAAAGTCTTTACCGCACCCTGAAGGCCGAATATCCGGCAGCAGAAATTGATGTGATGGCACCCGCATGGTGCCGTCCGCTTTTGGCTAGAATGCCAGAGGTTCGCCATGCAGTCCCGATGCCATTAGGCCATGGGGTTTTTGCTTTCGAGGAGCGCCGCCGCTTGGGTCTGGCCTTGCGTGAAACAGGCTATGATCGCGCTTACGTGTTACCAAACTCGTTTAAATCTGCCCTAATACCTTATTTTTCAGGGATTAAACAGCGAACTGGCTGGCGCGGTGAAATGCGTTATTTTTTGCTCAATGATATGCGTATTCTGGATAAGCAAGCTTTCCCAATGATGGTTCAGCGCTATGTTGCATTGGCCTACGATAAAGAGCGTATTCACTCAGCCAGCGATTTACCGCAACCTTTGCTTCGGCCACAATTACAGGTTCAGGATGAAGAAATTGCCGAGATTACGGCATCATTCAACTTGACGGATAACCGCCCAATTGTTGGTTTCTGCCCTGGCGCAGAGTTTGGCCCAGCAAAACGCTGGCCACACTACCATTATGCCACCCTAGCCCAGAAACTGATTGATACCGGCTATCAAGTCATCTTGTTAGGTTCAGCCAAAGATAATGAAGCTGGCGAAGAAATCCGCCAGGCGCTAAACGAAAGCGCCCGCGAATATTGCCTCAATTTTGCCGGCCAGACCTCGCTGGATCAAGCCGTGGTCATGATTGCCGCCTGTAACGCCGTGGTCAGTAATGACTCCGGTTTAATGCATGTCGCAGCCGCATTAAATAAGCCGTTAGTAGCTTTATATGGCCCAAGCAGCCCGGATTTCACTCCGCCACTGTCTGACAAAGCCACTGTCATTCGCCTGATTACTGGCTATCACAAAGTGCGTAAAGGTGACAGTGCGCAGGGTTATCATCAGAGTTTAATTGATATCCAACCTGAACAAGTAATGGCTGCTCTTGAGAAGCAGCTCTCGGCACAAACCTGTTCAGAGAAAGAGGCTGATTAA